From the Comamonas sp. lk genome, the window AGCTACATCGAAATGTTCTACAACCCCATTCGCAGACATTCGTCTGCTGATGGTCTGTCTCCAATAGAGTTTGAGAGACGTAATTCCGTGAGGCTGGCAGCTATCTAAAAAAATCTGGTCGATTCACATAGGGTCAGCATATTGGCTAGCGGCTAGGTCAACTAGCCATGATTACGTATTCAGATGCTTCCTCAAGTGCCACTCCTAATCTGAAAACTACACGGCATATCTAGACGATGAGCAACGATCCTCTTGTCAGTGGAGACAGCTCAAAGATGAGCACTCGCAGCAAAGCTACGTTCATTAAATTGATCGATAAAACAGGACAATCATCAAAATAAATTTGCTTAACAAATTTATTCATCCCGAACACACTCCAACTCAAGACTCTTAGCACATGGAGATATCAGTTGGAGCAGACAAATTTCAATGCACCTAAGCACTTCTTTCGCCCTTCCCGCTCTCATGCCGTTGTGGTTGGTGGTGGCACTATGGGTGCAGACGTTGCCGTCGTACTGTGCCGCGGCGGATGCAAGACAACCGTTGTTGAGTCCAACGCTGAACGGGGAGCCCAAGTTCCCGAACTGGTTCAAAACGGCCTGACTCAGCTAGGGGCTGTGCAACACCAAGACAAGTTATCCGTTGTCGCTTCTTTGAACGATATCGACTGGAGCACAGTGGACCTTGTCATCGAGTGCATTCCTGAGCGGCTGGATATCAAGCAAACACTATTCGCTCAGCTGGAGCAACATGCTCGCAAGGACGCTTTGTTGGCCAGCAATAGCTCCAGTTTCCCTATCACTGCAATTGCTGAAGGTCTGCAAACTCCAGATCGTATGGTGGGCCTGCACTTCTTCATGCCAGCGCACCTGACACCACTCGTGGAGGTGGTGTGCGGTGAATCGACCAGTACAGAATGCGCTCAAAACCTGTACTCGTTCATGCGCCAGTGCGGCATGGTCCCTGTGCTGGTCAAGAAGGACTTACCTGGTTTCCTGGCAAATCGTCTCCAGCACGCGCTGGCACGCGAAGCCTTCTCATTAATTGATGCTGGAGTGGCCTCGCCTGAAGATGTAGATGCCGCCGTACGTTTTGGTTTTGGCTTTCGCTTTCTGGCGGCTGGACCTGTACTACAACGGGATCACGCGGGTCTTGAGGTGCACTGCGCCGCAGGCGCAACCATGTACCCCTCACTTGCGGCAAACAAAGAGCCGAGCCAATGCCTGTCGCAAAAAGTAGTTGAAGGCAAATTCGGTATGAAAACTGGCGAAGGCTTCTTCAAGTGGACGCCTGAGACTATTGCCAAAGAGAAGCAACGCTATCAAAAGATTTTGCTTGCTGGCCTCGAAATCCTCAAAAGCGAACTGCCTCCAGTCGGCGACGCTGTTGAGCAATAAGGAGACGCAGGCATGAGTACACCTCTCATCATCACTGTCGCACCCAATGGAGCGTACAAGACTAAAGATCAGCATCCAAATGTTCCGCTGACGGCCACCGATTTAGCTCAAACCGCCAAGCAATGTTTGGATGCTGGTGCCGCCATGATTCATATGCATGTGCGCAAGCCAGACGGCAAGCATTTGCTGGATGCCCATGCTTATCTGGAAGCAACTGCCGCTGTCCGCAAGGCTGTGGGACAAGAATTGGTTGTCCAGATCACAACTGAGGCGGCACAGGTCTATCAGCCTTATGAGCAAATGCAAGTCGCACGAGATGTCGCACCTGAAGCGATCTCTGTGGGCTTGCGTGAGATCCTCAAGCCTGAAGTTCCGGAGTCTGACATCCAGGCATTTTTCACCTGGCTGAAAAACAGCAATGTCATGACGCAGGTGATTCTGTACGACGTGGCCGACCTGCAAGCCTGGCAACGTCTGCGCGCAAACGGTGTCATTCCAGAAAACAAATGGTTTTTGTTTTTTGTTCTGGGCCGCTATTCCGCCGGTCAAACCTCATCCCCAACAGACTTGCTGCCTTTTCTTGAAGCCGACGACGGTAGCTATCCCTGGGCCATGTGTGCATTCGGACCTCAGGAGAATGCATGCGCCATTGCTGCAGCCAGCCTTGGGGGGCATGCGCGAGTTGGCTTCGAGAACAACCTGTTTCTCAAGAATGGAACCCAAGCACCCAATAACGCGGCCTTAGTGGCCCAGGTTTCCCAAGGCGCTGCTGCATTGGGCCGGCCGCTCGCGACGGCTCAGGACCTTCGCAGCATTTTTTTGAATTGAGCCACGGCTTCAAGCAAAAAGCATTTCTTGTGCCTTCAAGTAATGGTCTCTTGGAGGTACGAGATGCGCAATGGTCAGGTTGATCAGTCGTTCTCGATCACCTTCAGCCAAAACCGCCAACAACTCATGGTGTTCCTTCTGAGATTGCAATTGGCGCTCTCTCGACATCAAGGCACCAAAGCGAATCGCATGCGTTTTGCGTGCGAAGTCCTCAATGGATTGAGAAAGAAAAGCATTGCCGCATTGGGCAAACAGAAGCCGATGAAATTCTTGATTGGTCCGGAAGATGTTGCGCGGCTCCTGATTCTGGATGGCAGCATCGTGCCCAGCCTGAATTCTGTGCAACTGTTGCAATGCATCCTTGTTCAAGGGCAGCGGAATTTTCCGCATCGACTCAGCTTCGAGCAGCTCGCGCATTTCATAGAGGTGAACGACTTCAGCCTTGCTGAAAGCCTTCACCAAAGCGCCGATATTTCGCTTGCGCTCAACCAGCCCAGCACTCTCCAGCTGATTCAAAGCCTCACGCACAACGTGACGCTTGGCCTCAAATCTCTCCATCAATTCGTCTTCAACAAGACGCACCTTGGGCGCCAGAAGGCCCAGAACAATATCTTCTTCCAATGTCGCTGCAATGGCAGATGCACCGTCCCCGGAAGGACGGCGCTCATTGGCATGGACGCCCGTCGGCATATGGACTTAACTCCTTGGAATGGAACCCTTGCGTTCCGTGGCGGTCAGAAAATCAAAGTCGGCACCACGGTCAGCTTGCAGCACCGTCTTCTTAAACAAGTGCGCATAGCCTCGATCAGCTGTAGGCACTTGAACTGGCTTGGCATTCTGACGCAAGGCGAGCTCCTCATCGCTGACCAGCCACTCGATGCTGCGGTCTCGCACAGAAAGTCGGATTCTGTCGCCTGTCTGAACCCATGCCAGGGGCCCGCCAATGGCTGCCTCTGGCGTTACGTGCAAAACGATAGTGCCAAAAGCTGTTCCACTCATGCGCCCGTCGGAGACGCGAACCATGTCCTTCACCCCCTGCGCAGCCAGCTTCTTGGGGATGGGCAGATAACCGGCCTCAGGCATAGCCGCACCTTTGGGCCCGATGTTTTTAAGAACGAGCACGTCATTGGCATTGACGTCAAGGTCAGGCAAATCAATGCGTGCCGCCAGGTCTTCAACATTCTCAAAAACGACGGCTCGGCCCTCATGCTCCATGAGCTCTGGGTTCGCTGCCGACTGCTTGATGATGGCGCCACCCGGAGCGAGGTTGCCATGCAAAACAGCAATTCCACCCTGTGGAAACAAGGGAGCATCCAAGGTCTTCACGACATGTTGTTTGAAACCCGGGCCTGCCGCTTCCAGCTCCTCACCCAGAGTTCGGCCTGTCACGGTCAATGCATCCAGATGCAGCAAAGGTTTGAGTTCTCGCAGCAGCGTATGCATGCCTCCAGCAGCATGGAAATCCTCCATGTAGTGATCGCCAGAGGGCTTGAGATCAAGCAGCACGGGAGTATTGCGGCTCATCACATCCAGAGCCTTCAAGTCCAGTTCATAGCCCACACGTCCAGCGATGGCGGCCAGATGAACGATGGCATTGGTCGATCCGCCCATTGCCAGCAGAACACGCATGGCGTTCTCAAACGCAGCGGGGGTCAGGATTTTGTCGATCGTCAGACCTGCTCGGGCCATCTGTACCGCAACTTCCCCAGAGCGCTCTGCAATACGAATGCGATCGGCTGTCACAGCTGGCGGAGTTGCACTGCCAGGAATGCCGATGCCAAGAGCCTCAGCAATACAAGCCATGGTGCTGGCCGTACCCGCGACCGAGCATGTTCCGACGCTCGCCACCAATTGGTTATTGACGTCGGCAATTTCTTCACCATCAATCTCTTCGGCTCGGAACTTACCCCAGTAGCGACGGCAGTCGGTGCAGGCCCCTACCCGCTCACTGCGGTGGGACCCCGTCAGCATGGAACCAGTAACCAGCTGGACCGCAGGCAAGCCCACCGATGCAGCTCCCATCAGTTGCGCAGGCACGGTCTTATCGCATCCACCAATCAGCACCACAGCATCCATTGGCTGAGCACGCAGCATTTCCTCGGTGTCCATAGACATAAGGTTACGCAAGTACATGCTCGTCGGCTGAGAAAAGCTCTCGTGCAGCGAGATGGTCGGAAAGTCCATTGGCAGGCCTCCTGCCATCAAGATGCCGCGCTTCACCGCCTCCATCAACTGCGGCATGTTGCCATGACAGGGGTTGTAGGAACTACCCGTATTCGTGATACCGATGACCGGCCTCTCAAGAGCCTTGTCGGTGTAGCCAGCGCCCTTGATAAAGGCTTTGCGCAAGAAGAGAGAGAAGCCACGATCTCCGTAGTTGGTGAGCCCTTTGGAGATACCGCTAGAGGCAGCTTCTGGATGGATCGTTGGTTGTTGGCCTGGCTTGTTCGTCATGGGAGGGTTAACCACGGTTGGTTCATTGATTATTAATAATATTATTGATTTAAGAAAAAATCGAGCGTTCACATAAGAAAACGCGTACTTGAAAACCCTAAAGGAGACCTTATGACACCTTCAAATCACAAAACTCACAGCGCTAGTCGCCCAACCTTGCCGGCCATCTCTGCGACAGTGCTGCTCGCATTTGCCGCCATCGGCACTTCTCAGGCGCAAACTGACTACCCCAACAAGCCTGTGCGACTTGTTGTTCCCTACGCGCCAGGCGGCGCGACTGATGTCATCGGCCGCGTGCTGGCTAAACAACTGTCTGACTCCTTGGGCCAGCAGTTCGTTGTCGACAACCGTGCCGGTGCAGGTGGCAGTCTTGGTGCAGGACAAGTTGCCAAATCAACTGCGGATGGCTACACCCTGCTAATGGGTGCGTTCACAAGTCACACCATCAATGCAGCGCTGACGCCCGCAGTGACGCCCTTCGATATTCATAAGAGCTTTTCTCATATCTCGGTAGTGGGTACCGTCCCGCTCGTCTTTGTCGTCAATCCAAACGTTCAGGCCAAATCCGTTAAGGATCTGATTGCGCTTGCAAAGGCCAAACCTGACGGCATCACCTTTGCGTCAGCGGGTAACGGCTCGCCTCAGCACCTCGCTATTGAGATGTTCAAGCGCCAGGCACAGGTTGATGTAGTTCATGTTCCATATAAAGGAAGCGGACCAGCCCTATCCGACCTGTTGGGCGGACAGGTCGACGCAATGATTGATACGGTACCTGCGGCACAAAGTCAGATTAAGGCTGGCAAGCTCAGGGCGTTGGCTACAACAACCAAGGAGCGCGTACCTTCTGTCTCAGACATCCCGACTGTGGTGGATGCAGGTCTTCCAGAAATGCAGGTTAGCTCCATGTTTGCGCTGTCGGCCCCTGCAGGCACCCCGGATGCTGTCATTCAGAAGGTCAATAAAGCGCTGAAGACCATCCTCTCGAAACAAGACGTCAAGGACTCCATGCTGGCTCAAGGAGCCATTGCCACTTACAGCACATCTGATGAAACCTCCAAGATCATCAACGCCGAATATGCCAAATGGGCCAAGCTGATTAAAGACAGCAACATTAAGGCTGAGTAAGCACAGAGCGCAGAGTCACAAAAAAGCCGTGACTCTGCTGCCTATACTCATGTTGGTGGAACCCAACCTATCAACCAAAGACCTGAGAGCCGTGATTGCTCTAAGCCAAACCAGAAGCTTTGGCCAGGCTGCACTTCAAGTGCATCTTTCGCAATCTGCGCTGTCCGCCTTGATTGCACGCGTTGAATCTCAAATTGGAGCACGCCTCTTTGAACGAACAACCCGCGCAGTTGAGCTTACTGACGCCGGACAGATTTTCATCATTCATGCGCAGGAGTTGTTGCGCGACACTCAGCGAGCATTGCGTGCTGTATCAGACTCCATCCAGCTGAAAACGGGGTCCGTCACCGTAGCCGCACTTCCCTCTCTTGCTGCATCTCTGGTACCCAAGGTATTTGCTGAATTTTCGAGATTGCATCCAGCAGTACGCCTCTCATTGCTCGATACTTTGTCAGGGCCTGCGTTTGATCTGGTGCGAGATGGGAAAGTGGACTTCGCGCTCACAGCAGCAGACCCAAAACAAGAAGATCTGGCATATGAACAACTCACCACGGATGAGTTTTTACTGATTTGCCCTGAAGGTCACCCTCTTTGTTCAAAGCAGCCGCCGATCTCCCTCGAAAACACACTCGACTACCCACACGTTTCTATGTCCGGCTCAGCGAGCGTGCGTCAATACATCGATGCTGATCTGCTCAGCAAAGGATTGCGATTCACCCCCGTTTTCGAGGTTGATCACATTGCGACCATAGGCGCACTGGTGAGCGAGGGACTAGGTATCAGCGCGTTGCCTGAAACAGCGATCTCTTTGCTAAAGGCAGAACGGCTCGCACACATCCCTTTATCAGCTCCCGGTATTCAACGCCCTCTGGGTATCGTGACCCGCAGACATGCATCTCCAAGCCTTGCTGCACAAGAATTGAGCCAAATGCTTAAAACCAGTCTGTCAATGCTCCTGAAGCGCTGAGCCCCTGCAGCACTGACTTGCTAAGTCTGAAGTCGGTCCATCCATCATTCCTGCGTGCTTCACGACTTGTGTCTTACAAGACATGCTAAGTGAACACCTGCTGATCAGCTAAGCCCTCTCAAATGAAAAACCCTTGGCAGACAAGCAATTTTTTCAATACCACGCTTGGTCAACTTATGCTTTATTTCTTTCCCTTTGGCCACTTTATGGTTTATTTCGATCGGGAGAGCTGTGCCCTGTTCCTATAGGCGCGGCCAAGTTATGCTTTATTTTTAGGCCAGCAAATACTTAACGGCACAATCGCTTCAAAACCCGCTTCTCTCATAGGGAAGCGGGTTTTTCTTTGTCGCATGTAGTCGCATCCCATTCCAAGACAACCCAGCTTTTGGTTGGTATTTTTGTTGGTACCTCAATCAGGGTCAAAATCAGGTGGATCACCCGCAATACACAAAGACAGGCCGGACTTGTCCAGCTGCACAAAGGTAGTCCAGGCAAATCCATCCTCTGGTTGTGGCAGGCTCAAAGAAACATGAATGCCGCCACCGCAACGGCCGTAGGCCCCAAGGCGCCAAGCAGCAGCCCCACAGCGCTTACCGTCTCGTCCGCAAAGCCTCGTTTGAGCAAGGCCACACCGGCGGGGTTGGGCGCATTGGCGATGACGGTAAGACCACCGCCAGCCACGGCACCGGCCACCAGCATGTACTTGGATTCATCGGAGATGCCGGCAATCAAAGAGCCCAGATAGGTCAATGCCGCGTTGTCCGTGATGGCGGTCAAGCCCACTGCTCCGATGAAGAGTTCCAAAGGCTTCAAGCTCGACACAATCGGCTGCAGCCACCATTGCTGCATGCCGCCCAGAACGACCAGTCCCGCCAGAAAGAAGCCGACCAGCAAGGCCTCCTTGAGGATGAGCGGACTTTGGTGCTTGTCATAGGCCTGGGTGAAACCCAGAAACATCAGGAACAGGCCCAGAAAGATCACGGGATGGTGTGCGAACAGCACGACTCCAGCCAGCAAGAGCAGATGAACGGCTACGACCGACAGCGGTACGCGCACGTCAGTGGGCAAGTCTTCATTGCCTGGCAAGCTCGGACGCAGATGGTTTCTCAACAAGAACGTGGCAACACTGGCATTGACCAGCACGGCCAATGCGGCCTTCCAGCCAAAGGTGGCAAACATGAAAGCACTGTCCCACTGCCAGGTTGTCGCCACCATCAACACGGGCGGCGCGGCATAGGAGGTCAGCGTTCCGCCGATAGAGACATTCACAAAGAGCACGCCCAAGGCCAGATACTTCAGGCTCTCGGGCACATGGGAACGGAAGATCTGGGGCGCCAACATCAGCGCCGCAATGGTCATGGCAGCCGGCTCCGTCACCAGGGAGCCAAGCAAAGGCACGGCCGCCAGGCCCAACCAGGCGGATGCCAGCGGCGTAGGCAGCGGGGCCCAACGCGCAATGGCGTTCACCAGCAACATGACCGTGGCCAGAACGGGTTTGGAGGCCGCAATCACCATCACCACAAACACAAACAGTGGCTCCGTGTAGTTGCGTGACTCTGCGTACTGCAAAGCACTGCTGCCGCCAGAAGACAGCGCCATCAGCACGATCAGCACAATGGCCCAGAAGCCAAAGACGACCTCTACCTCGCCCAGCAGGTGGAACAAGCCAGAGTGGCGAGGAAAACGGTGAGAGAGGCGCTCAAACTGTTTGGCAGCAAAAGTGTGCGCCAGAGCAAGGGCAAAAATGGATGCAGCAATCCATTCGATAGGCAGATCGAACATGTAATCAGTGGTCGTAGCAACGCAGCGAGGCGGCCCGACCTTCGCTACTTTCCTGGTACGCCCCAATGACATGCCACCCGGGCGCAATTTTAAAGGCCAGACCTAAACCCCTGGAGTCTGAAGTGAACCGGCTGCTCCTTGGTCTTATGCGAGAAAAGTCCTGTGCCCAAGCAAGTCGACAGGGATACCGTTTTGGCCGGCCACGCCGCATCACGTTCTCCACATCGGCTCCGCATACCCCGCCTCAAGCCGCCGCACCGTATCGCGCCCATGACATCAGCCGGGTTCACCCCGTTTTTCTCTGATTTAGCGGCACAGGTTTTCCCTTGGTCATGATTCCTGTCAAGCGACTTTTGTCTCTGGAGCGACTTTTTTAAGTCATCCAACCTAGTCCCAATGAACGATGGATAGCAGCAGGACTTGCTCGAACAATGAATTTATCGATCCGGAGCCAGGAGCTAGCCAGCTTGGACTAGGCAAGCCCCCTGGCGGATCGACTTCTCATTGGGTTGTTAGTACCTCGTTTCGTTGGAAAGACTGTGATGGAGACAAAAATGAGCTTTCGTACACTGCTGGCCTTTGCCGTGACGGCCACCATGGCGGGCGTGGCCTCTGCCAAGGCTACTCCCGAAGAAATTGAAAAGCTGGGCAAATCGCTGACTTGCGTGGGTGCCGAAAAGGCAGGAACGGCCAGCGGCGTTCCCGAGTACACCGGCAAATGGCTGGGTACTCCCCCGGGCATTCAGTACACCCCGCATGTGGGCCAGCACCCGGTGGACCCTTATGCCAATGAAAAGCCGCTGTTCTCAATCACGGCAGAGAACCTGGCCAAATACGCCGCTCAACTGAGCGACGGCCAGAAGGCCATGTTTGAGCGTTATCCCAAGACTTTCCGCATTCCGGTCTATCAAGGTCACCGTGACTTCCGCTATCCGGATTATGTCTGCGCATCCGTCAAGAAAAATGCCCAGGATGCCGTGCTGAGTGCCGACGGAATGGGCGTGGAAAATGCGGTCAAAGGCGGCATTCCCTTCCCATTCCCCAAGAACGGGAACGAGCTGGGCTTCAATAATCTGTTTAATGCCCGCGCGTTTACCGAGCAGACCCTGCGTGACAACGCCTATGTGCTGCTGGATGGCTCTGCCGTCTTTGGCCGCGCCGAAAACCGCAGCATGAGCCTGGTGAACTCGCCCGACGTGGCCGGCAAGCCGCTGGAAGGTGCCATGGCCCAGGGCATGAACGCCATCAAGCTCCCCGAACGTGAGAAAGGCGGGGTCAGCGTGAACATGGAGCCAGTCAACTTCGGCAAGGACAAGCGTCTGGGCTGGAGCTATGACCCCGGCACCCGCCGCGTGCGCCAGATTCCCGAGTACGGCTTTGACCAACCCATGGGCGGCGGTGTGGGTGCCAAGATGACCATCGACTCCGACCGTCTCTTCAACGGCTCACCCATACGCTACAACTGGAAAAACCTGGGCAAAAAGGAAATCTTTGTTCCAGCCAATGCGTACAAGATTCACGCCAACACCGTGAAGTATGCAGACCTGCTCAAGCCCGGCCATGCCAACCCTGACTTCATGCGCTATGAACTGCGTCGCGTCTGGGTGCTGGAAGCCACACTGAAGGAAGGTTATCGCCACCTCTACGGCAAGCGCGTGCTCTTCATCGATGAAGACACAGGTCAAGCAGTGATGAGCGATTACTACGATGCACGCGGTCAACTATGGCAGCATGCCTTCATCAACTACTACTATGCCTTTGATGCCAGTGCATGGCATGCAGGCTCCAGCTTCTATCACGACCTGAATGCTGGCGGCTATGTGGCATACAACTTGTTCCAGGAACGCCCCAAGGGTCCGATTCTGAACAAGGGCGACATGAATCCCTCCATGTTCACACCCGAAGCTGCGCGCAACGCCGGCACCTGATCGGGTCGAGCCGCAACGCGGCTGAATACGGCTGACATCGATGGATGGCCAGCCGCTTGAAGAGAGACAAACCCAGGCAGGCTGCAAAGCACTGCCTGGGTCATCAAAACAAAAAGTCCACTAAACACCATGCACCAGTTTCGCAAGCGCGGGCTGCTGGCTTTTGCCGCCGCCGCATTGACCTTGACGATGGGGGTAGCAGCCAAGGCCCAGGAGGTCGGCGACCCAGCGCTGGACAGCCTGATCCGCGAGGCCATGCTCTATGCCTACCCCTATCAGGAATTCATGAAAATGCGGCATGAAGCGCTGGAGGTCAAAGGCTCGACCACGGCCACCACGCTCAACCACTTCCGCCACTCGCGCAAGCTCGCTACCCCGCAGGATCGCTGGGCCAACGGCCCCATACGTGACACCTTCTACTCCACCAACTGGCTGGACCTGGAAAAATCCCCTGTCATTCTCTCGGTGCCCGAGACCCATGGTCGCTATTACGTGATTGCCATGATTGGTACCGACCTCAATACCTTTGCCTACGTGGGCAAGCGCAATGGCGGTACATCGGCACGCAAGATTGCTCTGGTAGGCCCACGCTGGAACGGCAAGCTTCCTCAGGCAGACCAGATCGTGCGCGCGCCCACCCGCGACGTCTACATGAATATGCGCGTGCTGGTGACCGGAGAGGATGACCTCAAAGCCGCACATGCAGTGCAGGACGGCTTCAGCATCAAGCCCGTGCTGCAGGCCGCCGAGGACAGCCCGCGCATCAAGCCCCTGGCACAGGACTGGGGCCGCTTTGTGGATGTGGCCAACGAAGCTCTGATGCGCAACCCGCCACCGGGCACCGAACAGAAATTGCTGGAGCGCTTTGCCCAGGTTGGCATCTGCGGCCAAAACTGCAGCTGGGACAAGCTGCCCAAATCGGTACAGCAACGCTGGCTGGCATTGGCACCCGATATAGAAAAAAACGAACTCAAGAATC encodes:
- a CDS encoding tripartite tricarboxylate transporter substrate binding protein, which gives rise to MTPSNHKTHSASRPTLPAISATVLLAFAAIGTSQAQTDYPNKPVRLVVPYAPGGATDVIGRVLAKQLSDSLGQQFVVDNRAGAGGSLGAGQVAKSTADGYTLLMGAFTSHTINAALTPAVTPFDIHKSFSHISVVGTVPLVFVVNPNVQAKSVKDLIALAKAKPDGITFASAGNGSPQHLAIEMFKRQAQVDVVHVPYKGSGPALSDLLGGQVDAMIDTVPAAQSQIKAGKLRALATTTKERVPSVSDIPTVVDAGLPEMQVSSMFALSAPAGTPDAVIQKVNKALKTILSKQDVKDSMLAQGAIATYSTSDETSKIINAEYAKWAKLIKDSNIKAE
- a CDS encoding DUF1329 domain-containing protein; amino-acid sequence: MSFRTLLAFAVTATMAGVASAKATPEEIEKLGKSLTCVGAEKAGTASGVPEYTGKWLGTPPGIQYTPHVGQHPVDPYANEKPLFSITAENLAKYAAQLSDGQKAMFERYPKTFRIPVYQGHRDFRYPDYVCASVKKNAQDAVLSADGMGVENAVKGGIPFPFPKNGNELGFNNLFNARAFTEQTLRDNAYVLLDGSAVFGRAENRSMSLVNSPDVAGKPLEGAMAQGMNAIKLPEREKGGVSVNMEPVNFGKDKRLGWSYDPGTRRVRQIPEYGFDQPMGGGVGAKMTIDSDRLFNGSPIRYNWKNLGKKEIFVPANAYKIHANTVKYADLLKPGHANPDFMRYELRRVWVLEATLKEGYRHLYGKRVLFIDEDTGQAVMSDYYDARGQLWQHAFINYYYAFDASAWHAGSSFYHDLNAGGYVAYNLFQERPKGPILNKGDMNPSMFTPEAARNAGT
- a CDS encoding GntR family transcriptional regulator — encoded protein: MPTGVHANERRPSGDGASAIAATLEEDIVLGLLAPKVRLVEDELMERFEAKRHVVREALNQLESAGLVERKRNIGALVKAFSKAEVVHLYEMRELLEAESMRKIPLPLNKDALQQLHRIQAGHDAAIQNQEPRNIFRTNQEFHRLLFAQCGNAFLSQSIEDFARKTHAIRFGALMSRERQLQSQKEHHELLAVLAEGDRERLINLTIAHLVPPRDHYLKAQEMLFA
- a CDS encoding IlvD/Edd family dehydratase — encoded protein: MTNKPGQQPTIHPEAASSGISKGLTNYGDRGFSLFLRKAFIKGAGYTDKALERPVIGITNTGSSYNPCHGNMPQLMEAVKRGILMAGGLPMDFPTISLHESFSQPTSMYLRNLMSMDTEEMLRAQPMDAVVLIGGCDKTVPAQLMGAASVGLPAVQLVTGSMLTGSHRSERVGACTDCRRYWGKFRAEEIDGEEIADVNNQLVASVGTCSVAGTASTMACIAEALGIGIPGSATPPAVTADRIRIAERSGEVAVQMARAGLTIDKILTPAAFENAMRVLLAMGGSTNAIVHLAAIAGRVGYELDLKALDVMSRNTPVLLDLKPSGDHYMEDFHAAGGMHTLLRELKPLLHLDALTVTGRTLGEELEAAGPGFKQHVVKTLDAPLFPQGGIAVLHGNLAPGGAIIKQSAANPELMEHEGRAVVFENVEDLAARIDLPDLDVNANDVLVLKNIGPKGAAMPEAGYLPIPKKLAAQGVKDMVRVSDGRMSGTAFGTIVLHVTPEAAIGGPLAWVQTGDRIRLSVRDRSIEWLVSDEELALRQNAKPVQVPTADRGYAHLFKKTVLQADRGADFDFLTATERKGSIPRS
- a CDS encoding putative Na+/H+ antiporter, translating into MFDLPIEWIAASIFALALAHTFAAKQFERLSHRFPRHSGLFHLLGEVEVVFGFWAIVLIVLMALSSGGSSALQYAESRNYTEPLFVFVVMVIAASKPVLATVMLLVNAIARWAPLPTPLASAWLGLAAVPLLGSLVTEPAAMTIAALMLAPQIFRSHVPESLKYLALGVLFVNVSIGGTLTSYAAPPVLMVATTWQWDSAFMFATFGWKAALAVLVNASVATFLLRNHLRPSLPGNEDLPTDVRVPLSVVAVHLLLLAGVVLFAHHPVIFLGLFLMFLGFTQAYDKHQSPLILKEALLVGFFLAGLVVLGGMQQWWLQPIVSSLKPLELFIGAVGLTAITDNAALTYLGSLIAGISDESKYMLVAGAVAGGGLTVIANAPNPAGVALLKRGFADETVSAVGLLLGALGPTAVAVAAFMFL
- a CDS encoding 3-hydroxyacyl-CoA dehydrogenase NAD-binding domain-containing protein, translated to MEQTNFNAPKHFFRPSRSHAVVVGGGTMGADVAVVLCRGGCKTTVVESNAERGAQVPELVQNGLTQLGAVQHQDKLSVVASLNDIDWSTVDLVIECIPERLDIKQTLFAQLEQHARKDALLASNSSSFPITAIAEGLQTPDRMVGLHFFMPAHLTPLVEVVCGESTSTECAQNLYSFMRQCGMVPVLVKKDLPGFLANRLQHALAREAFSLIDAGVASPEDVDAAVRFGFGFRFLAAGPVLQRDHAGLEVHCAAGATMYPSLAANKEPSQCLSQKVVEGKFGMKTGEGFFKWTPETIAKEKQRYQKILLAGLEILKSELPPVGDAVEQ
- a CDS encoding DUF1254 domain-containing protein; amino-acid sequence: MHQFRKRGLLAFAAAALTLTMGVAAKAQEVGDPALDSLIREAMLYAYPYQEFMKMRHEALEVKGSTTATTLNHFRHSRKLATPQDRWANGPIRDTFYSTNWLDLEKSPVILSVPETHGRYYVIAMIGTDLNTFAYVGKRNGGTSARKIALVGPRWNGKLPQADQIVRAPTRDVYMNMRVLVTGEDDLKAAHAVQDGFSIKPVLQAAEDSPRIKPLAQDWGRFVDVANEALMRNPPPGTEQKLLERFAQVGICGQNCSWDKLPKSVQQRWLALAPDIEKNELKNRLNAARKTADPNRRNGWTPYRLPDGFGNNYAMRASSAAMSGGILGVEAAEATYFAASVDGSNQPLGTGNSYRLHLPQGRLPADAFWSISLYEFVTGGQYMVENPINRYSIGDRTKGMKFNADGSLDIWLQPNDPGTEKRTNWLPTPAQNRFYLMARAYQPWPEVLDPSWILEPVERVQP
- a CDS encoding LysR family transcriptional regulator — its product is MLVEPNLSTKDLRAVIALSQTRSFGQAALQVHLSQSALSALIARVESQIGARLFERTTRAVELTDAGQIFIIHAQELLRDTQRALRAVSDSIQLKTGSVTVAALPSLAASLVPKVFAEFSRLHPAVRLSLLDTLSGPAFDLVRDGKVDFALTAADPKQEDLAYEQLTTDEFLLICPEGHPLCSKQPPISLENTLDYPHVSMSGSASVRQYIDADLLSKGLRFTPVFEVDHIATIGALVSEGLGISALPETAISLLKAERLAHIPLSAPGIQRPLGIVTRRHASPSLAAQELSQMLKTSLSMLLKR
- a CDS encoding 3-keto-5-aminohexanoate cleavage protein translates to MSTPLIITVAPNGAYKTKDQHPNVPLTATDLAQTAKQCLDAGAAMIHMHVRKPDGKHLLDAHAYLEATAAVRKAVGQELVVQITTEAAQVYQPYEQMQVARDVAPEAISVGLREILKPEVPESDIQAFFTWLKNSNVMTQVILYDVADLQAWQRLRANGVIPENKWFLFFVLGRYSAGQTSSPTDLLPFLEADDGSYPWAMCAFGPQENACAIAAASLGGHARVGFENNLFLKNGTQAPNNAALVAQVSQGAAALGRPLATAQDLRSIFLN